One part of the Sphingopyxis sp. PAMC25046 genome encodes these proteins:
- a CDS encoding acyl-CoA dehydrogenase family protein — protein MSAARDMLCDTTRTVLAGADDIAPVEEAGFALLLVAEDEGGFGGDWGDANAVLHIAGMLAPDLPVADVILSGLGDVSMPHRAAATVGLMAGAMGQALSLSIDHVNTRQQFGRRLGKFQAVQQSLAVMACEVAAVDAAAAAMAARLDATGFDAEAAGFEIAAAKLRANRAVGVVTAIAHQVHGAIGFTEEYDLCRVTIPLMRWRGEHGNDAHWARTLGRQVAALGGRGLWEGLTARAG, from the coding sequence ATGAGCGCGGCGCGCGACATGCTCTGCGACACTACGCGTACGGTTCTGGCCGGTGCCGACGATATCGCGCCGGTCGAAGAGGCGGGTTTCGCGCTGCTGCTTGTGGCGGAGGACGAAGGCGGTTTTGGCGGTGATTGGGGCGATGCGAATGCCGTCCTTCACATCGCAGGTATGTTGGCGCCCGACCTGCCGGTCGCCGACGTCATCCTCTCGGGCCTCGGCGACGTTTCGATGCCGCACCGCGCCGCCGCAACGGTCGGCCTGATGGCCGGCGCGATGGGGCAGGCGCTGTCGCTTTCGATCGACCATGTGAACACGCGCCAGCAATTCGGCCGCCGGCTCGGCAAGTTTCAGGCGGTGCAGCAATCGCTCGCGGTGATGGCGTGCGAGGTGGCGGCGGTCGACGCGGCTGCAGCCGCGATGGCGGCGCGGCTCGACGCGACGGGGTTCGACGCCGAAGCGGCGGGTTTCGAAATCGCCGCCGCGAAGCTGCGCGCCAATCGCGCGGTCGGCGTTGTGACCGCAATTGCGCACCAAGTGCATGGCGCGATCGGGTTCACCGAGGAATATGACCTGTGCCGCGTCACGATCCCGCTGATGCGCTGGCGCGGTGAGCATGGCAACGACGCCCACTGGGCGCGGACCCTTGGGCGTCAGGTTGCCGCCCTCGGCGGGCGCGGCCTCTGGGAAGGTCTGACCGCCCGCGCCGGGTGA
- a CDS encoding acyl-CoA dehydrogenase family protein, whose translation MQSFALYPFDPPGDTVALRTDLRAWLAANQPTDDVVARANCWASFDPDFSRALGAAGYVGMTLPAIYGGGDRHPLERYVVIEELLAAGAPVGAHWIADRQTGPLILRYGSEEQRQRYLPGIAKGELYACIGLSEPGAGSDLAAVRTSARETSEGWRINGQKIWTTGAHLSHVILALVRTEEGSERNAGLSQLLIDLDTPGVTIRPIIDMAGNHDFNEVFFDDVLVPHGALVGERGQGWKQVTAELGLERSGPERYLSSHALLVALIDAAGADPDPAVAGLIGELTAEMWTLRQLSMSTAAKLAAGEDPMVEASVVKELGNAFEQDMPRRVQAIVNFDWDDEDDLARLLRALLIASPSFSLRGGTREVIRGIIARGLGLR comes from the coding sequence ATGCAAAGCTTCGCGCTCTATCCTTTCGATCCGCCCGGCGACACTGTCGCACTGCGCACCGATTTGCGAGCCTGGCTTGCGGCGAACCAACCCACGGATGACGTCGTGGCGCGCGCGAATTGCTGGGCGAGCTTCGATCCCGATTTCAGCCGCGCGCTTGGGGCGGCGGGTTATGTCGGCATGACGCTCCCGGCAATTTATGGCGGCGGCGATCGGCATCCACTTGAACGCTATGTGGTGATCGAGGAACTGCTCGCGGCGGGCGCGCCCGTCGGCGCACACTGGATCGCCGACCGACAGACCGGGCCGCTGATCCTGCGTTATGGCAGCGAGGAGCAGCGGCAACGCTATCTTCCGGGGATCGCCAAGGGCGAGCTTTATGCCTGCATCGGCCTGTCCGAGCCGGGCGCGGGGTCCGATCTTGCGGCAGTGCGGACGTCGGCGCGCGAAACGAGCGAAGGCTGGCGGATCAACGGCCAGAAAATCTGGACCACGGGCGCACATCTGTCGCATGTCATCCTCGCGCTCGTGCGCACCGAGGAAGGCAGCGAGCGCAATGCGGGGCTAAGCCAGTTGCTGATCGACCTCGACACGCCCGGCGTGACGATCCGCCCGATCATCGACATGGCGGGCAACCATGATTTCAACGAGGTGTTTTTCGACGATGTGCTCGTCCCGCATGGCGCCCTCGTCGGCGAACGCGGGCAGGGATGGAAACAGGTTACGGCCGAACTGGGGCTCGAACGGTCGGGACCCGAACGTTATCTGTCGAGCCATGCGCTTCTGGTCGCGCTGATCGATGCGGCGGGGGCCGATCCCGATCCGGCGGTGGCTGGGCTGATCGGCGAACTGACGGCCGAGATGTGGACGCTGCGTCAGCTGTCGATGTCGACCGCAGCAAAGCTCGCGGCGGGCGAGGATCCGATGGTCGAGGCGTCGGTGGTCAAGGAACTGGGCAATGCGTTCGAACAGGATATGCCGCGCCGCGTGCAGGCGATCGTCAACTTTGATTGGGACGACGAAGACGATCTGGCAAGGCTGCTCCGCGCACTCCTTATCGCGTCGCCCAGCTTTTCGCTGCGCGGCGGGACGCGCGAAGTGATCCGCGGGATCATCGCGCGCGGATTGGGCCTTCGATGA
- a CDS encoding crotonase/enoyl-CoA hydratase family protein: MGEFLSVERRGKIAILTMIKPESMNAIGTHEDCQNIIDTLRTLGDDRSVSAIILTGSGKAFSAGGNLKGMQDRTGIGVLDQPDSTRANYRKGVQAVIRALMDCEVPMIAAVNGHAIGLGADLACTCDIRIAAESAQFACSFIKVGIVPGDGGAWLLQKILGYSRAAELFLTGDRFDAARAKEYGLVTDVVPDAELLDRAIAIAERIVCNPPRALRLTKRLLREAQHSRMSDILELSAAYQAIVHETADNREAINAFVEKRPPIFTGE, from the coding sequence ATGGGCGAATTTTTGAGTGTCGAGCGGCGGGGCAAGATCGCAATCCTGACGATGATCAAGCCCGAAAGCATGAATGCGATCGGCACCCACGAGGACTGCCAGAACATCATCGACACGCTGCGCACCCTCGGCGACGACCGCAGCGTCAGCGCGATCATCCTTACCGGCAGCGGCAAGGCGTTCAGCGCCGGCGGCAACCTCAAGGGCATGCAGGATCGCACCGGGATCGGCGTGCTCGACCAGCCCGATTCCACCCGCGCCAATTACCGCAAGGGCGTGCAGGCGGTGATCCGCGCGCTGATGGATTGCGAAGTGCCGATGATCGCCGCGGTCAACGGACATGCGATCGGGCTCGGCGCCGATCTTGCCTGCACCTGCGACATCCGCATCGCCGCCGAAAGCGCGCAGTTCGCGTGCAGCTTCATCAAGGTCGGGATCGTCCCCGGCGACGGCGGCGCCTGGCTGCTGCAGAAGATACTCGGCTATTCGCGCGCCGCCGAACTGTTCCTGACCGGCGATCGCTTTGACGCGGCTCGGGCAAAGGAATATGGTCTGGTCACGGACGTCGTGCCCGATGCGGAACTGCTCGATCGTGCGATCGCCATCGCCGAGCGGATCGTCTGCAACCCGCCCCGGGCGCTGCGCCTGACGAAGCGTTTGTTGCGCGAGGCGCAGCACAGCCGGATGAGCGATATTTTGGAATTGAGCGCAGCCTATCAGGCGATCGTCCATGAAACCGCGGATAACCGGGAGGCGATCAACGCGTTCGTCGAAAAGCGCCCCCCTATTTTTACAGGAGAATGA
- a CDS encoding tyrosine-protein phosphatase: MLAERVLPLSGIHNFRDYGGYAVEGGGRLREGTLWRSAHHEAATDDDLAALDALGLETVVDLRGDDEREMHPCRRSENFSARVLFAGGVTAGLAPHLQAAGGTIDVATARHRMIDTYAGMPYRPALVATLRLYLGALAEYDAPSLVHCVAGKDRTGFAVAIVHRLLGVHEDDLMHDYLLTNTAGKIEERIAQGAAHIRSRYGAEIHDDAIRALMSVNPSYLDAALATVRRDHGDIPTYAEAVLNFTPEMREALVDRLVV; this comes from the coding sequence ATGCTCGCCGAGCGTGTCCTGCCGCTGTCCGGTATCCACAATTTCCGCGACTATGGCGGTTATGCCGTCGAGGGCGGCGGGCGTCTGCGCGAAGGGACGCTGTGGCGCTCGGCGCATCATGAAGCGGCAACCGACGACGATCTGGCCGCGCTCGACGCGCTGGGGCTCGAAACGGTCGTTGATCTCCGCGGAGACGACGAGCGCGAGATGCACCCGTGCCGGCGCTCCGAGAATTTCTCGGCGCGCGTACTGTTCGCGGGCGGGGTCACCGCGGGCCTCGCGCCGCACCTTCAGGCGGCAGGCGGGACGATTGATGTCGCGACGGCGCGACACCGGATGATCGATACCTACGCCGGCATGCCCTATCGTCCGGCGCTCGTCGCGACGCTCCGGCTCTATCTCGGCGCGCTCGCTGAATATGACGCGCCGAGCCTCGTCCACTGCGTCGCGGGCAAGGACCGCACCGGCTTTGCCGTGGCGATCGTCCACCGGCTGCTCGGCGTGCATGAGGATGATCTGATGCACGACTATCTGCTGACCAACACCGCCGGAAAGATCGAGGAACGCATTGCGCAGGGCGCGGCGCATATCCGCTCGCGCTATGGCGCCGAGATCCACGACGACGCGATCCGCGCGCTGATGTCGGTCAATCCTTCCTATCTCGACGCCGCGCTCGCCACCGTGCGCCGTGACCATGGTGATATCCCGACCTACGCCGAAGCGGTGTTGAACTTCACCCCCGAGATGCGCGAGGCGCTGGTCGACCGGCTAGTGGTCTAG
- a CDS encoding amidohydrolase family protein, with product MKSRMKFGSFLWIIALGSASLFVAPIAPVKARESTGQTVITAARYIDVLTGKIVEFPAIFVGADGRITNIADARTVRWGSNVKHIDLSDKTLLPGLIDMHVHLDGPADIGGYRGLEFTDSFWGMTAVKNANDMLGAGFTTVRNVGSSDRNDIGLKQAIDAGYATGPRIVPAGYALGATGGHCDSTFLPPSLEKKDGKEEGIGDTPDELRYQVRRQRKYGAEVIKVCATGGVFSRNTEPGQLQVSETELAAIADEAHQWGLRVAAHAHGAEGIRAAIAAGIDTIEHVSLVDDEGIRMATQRKRPVWFSMDIYNTEYTQAEGAKNGVLEDNLRKDREIAQIQRDNFRKAVKAGVRMVFGSDAGVMPHGDVGKQFRVMVEYGMTPMQAIQAATKNAAEALGREKDVGAIAVGRYADIVAVDGDPLADVRQLESVDAVVKGGVLVRGQ from the coding sequence ATGAAATCGCGAATGAAGTTCGGCAGTTTTCTGTGGATAATCGCTTTGGGATCGGCGTCGCTTTTCGTCGCCCCAATCGCTCCGGTAAAGGCGCGGGAGTCGACCGGACAGACGGTCATCACCGCGGCGCGCTATATCGATGTGCTAACGGGAAAGATCGTCGAATTTCCAGCGATCTTCGTCGGCGCAGACGGCCGCATCACGAACATCGCCGATGCGCGCACGGTGCGCTGGGGATCAAACGTCAAGCATATCGATCTGAGCGACAAGACGCTGCTGCCGGGCCTGATCGACATGCACGTCCATCTCGACGGCCCCGCCGACATCGGCGGCTATCGCGGGCTGGAGTTCACCGACAGCTTCTGGGGCATGACGGCGGTCAAGAATGCGAACGATATGCTCGGCGCGGGTTTCACCACCGTGCGCAACGTCGGGTCGAGCGACCGCAACGACATCGGGCTCAAGCAGGCGATCGACGCGGGCTATGCGACTGGGCCGCGTATCGTGCCCGCAGGCTACGCGCTCGGCGCGACGGGCGGCCATTGCGACAGCACCTTCCTGCCGCCCAGCCTCGAAAAGAAGGACGGCAAGGAAGAGGGAATCGGCGATACGCCCGACGAACTGCGCTATCAGGTCCGCCGCCAGCGCAAATATGGCGCCGAGGTGATCAAGGTCTGCGCGACCGGCGGCGTCTTTTCGCGCAATACCGAGCCGGGGCAGCTTCAGGTGTCCGAAACGGAACTCGCCGCGATCGCCGACGAAGCGCACCAGTGGGGGCTGCGCGTCGCCGCGCACGCGCATGGCGCCGAGGGCATCCGCGCCGCAATCGCCGCGGGGATCGACACGATCGAACATGTCAGCTTGGTCGATGACGAGGGCATTCGCATGGCGACCCAACGCAAGCGGCCGGTATGGTTCTCGATGGATATCTATAACACCGAATATACCCAAGCCGAAGGCGCGAAGAACGGCGTGCTCGAGGATAATCTGCGCAAGGACCGCGAGATCGCGCAGATTCAGCGCGACAATTTCCGCAAGGCCGTGAAGGCGGGTGTGCGAATGGTGTTCGGCTCGGACGCGGGCGTGATGCCGCACGGCGACGTCGGCAAGCAGTTCCGCGTCATGGTCGAATATGGGATGACCCCAATGCAGGCGATCCAGGCCGCGACGAAGAACGCTGCCGAGGCGCTGGGACGCGAAAAGGATGTCGGGGCGATCGCGGTCGGCCGCTATGCCGATATCGTCGCGGTCGACGGCGACCCGCTGGCCGACGTGCGCCAGCTGGAAAGCGTCGATGCGGTGGTGAAGGGCGGGGTGCTAGTGCGGGGCCAATAG
- a CDS encoding phosphatase PAP2 family protein, which yields MFRRSRFPALALALFIAVVLLGFAVGAGWTETVDWQISQSLSLRIDESAPAFIAFMQWASWIGGGTPRWIIVILLCGLVWHWCGPRCAVALGGASLLSNLASSSLKLGFGRARPDLIDHLDHQTSFSYPSGHATSAAVVYLLLAWLAPPRWRPFAWTLAAAMIILNGSSRIMLGVHWASDIAGGTMLGTAFALLGAWWVGRQKISA from the coding sequence TTGTTTCGACGCTCACGCTTTCCCGCCTTGGCACTGGCGCTCTTCATCGCCGTCGTCCTGCTCGGTTTCGCAGTCGGCGCGGGCTGGACCGAAACCGTCGACTGGCAAATCTCGCAATCCCTGTCGCTCCGCATCGACGAAAGTGCTCCCGCCTTTATCGCCTTCATGCAATGGGCGAGCTGGATCGGCGGCGGCACCCCGCGCTGGATCATCGTCATCCTGCTCTGCGGGCTCGTCTGGCACTGGTGCGGGCCGCGTTGCGCGGTGGCGCTCGGCGGCGCGTCGCTGCTTTCCAACCTCGCGTCGAGCTCGCTCAAGCTCGGCTTCGGCCGCGCGCGGCCCGATCTGATCGACCATCTCGACCATCAAACGAGTTTTTCCTACCCCAGCGGCCACGCGACGAGCGCGGCGGTCGTCTATCTGCTCCTCGCCTGGCTCGCGCCGCCACGCTGGCGGCCCTTCGCCTGGACGCTCGCCGCCGCGATGATCATCCTCAACGGCTCTTCGCGCATCATGCTCGGCGTACATTGGGCAAGTGACATCGCGGGCGGCACGATGCTCGGCACCGCCTTCGCGCTGCTCGGCGCGTGGTGGGTCGGCCGACAGAAGATTTCAGCCTGA
- the lpdA gene encoding dihydrolipoyl dehydrogenase — translation MADTNYDLIVLGSGPGGYVAAIRAAQLGLKTAIVERENLGGICLNWGCIPTKALLRSAEIYHYMQHAGDYGLIAAQISADIEAVVKRSRGVAKQLSQGVAFLMKKHKITVHMGEGKLTAPGKLEVKGEKGSETLTAKNIIVATGARARDLPFAPADGKRIWTYRHALVPPEMPKKLLVIGSGAIGIEFASFYSDMGCDVTVVEMLDRLVPVEDADVSAFLEKQLKKQGMTIYTGAGVEELKATATGVTAKIKTKDGKTESAEFSHAIVAIGIVPNTENIGLEALGVKTTKGHIDTDAMCRTNVPGIWAIGDVTAPPWLAHKAMHESVISVEAIAGNHPHAMDPRNIPGCTYCRPQIASVGLTEAKAKELGYEVKAGTFPFIGNGKAIALGESEGFTKTVFDAKTGELLGAHMIGAEVTELIQGYTIGKTAELVEDDFIGTVFPHPTLSETMHEGVLAAFGRPLHI, via the coding sequence ATGGCTGACACCAACTACGACCTCATCGTCCTCGGCTCGGGCCCCGGCGGCTATGTCGCGGCGATCCGCGCGGCACAGCTGGGGCTGAAAACGGCGATCGTCGAGCGCGAGAATCTCGGCGGCATCTGCCTCAACTGGGGCTGCATTCCGACCAAGGCGCTGCTGCGTTCGGCCGAAATCTATCATTACATGCAACACGCCGGCGACTATGGCCTGATCGCCGCGCAGATCAGCGCCGACATTGAGGCGGTCGTGAAGCGGAGCCGTGGTGTCGCGAAACAGCTGAGCCAAGGCGTCGCCTTCCTGATGAAGAAGCACAAGATCACCGTCCATATGGGCGAAGGCAAGCTGACCGCGCCGGGCAAGCTGGAAGTGAAGGGCGAGAAGGGCAGCGAAACGCTGACCGCGAAGAATATCATCGTCGCCACCGGCGCGCGCGCGCGCGACCTGCCGTTCGCGCCCGCCGACGGCAAGCGCATCTGGACCTATCGCCACGCGCTCGTCCCGCCCGAAATGCCGAAGAAATTGCTCGTCATCGGATCGGGCGCGATCGGCATCGAATTCGCGAGCTTCTACAGCGACATGGGCTGCGACGTGACCGTCGTCGAGATGCTCGACCGGCTCGTCCCCGTCGAGGACGCCGACGTGTCGGCCTTCCTCGAAAAGCAACTCAAGAAGCAAGGCATGACGATCTACACCGGCGCGGGCGTTGAGGAGCTCAAGGCGACCGCGACCGGCGTCACCGCAAAGATCAAGACGAAGGACGGCAAGACCGAAAGCGCCGAATTCAGCCATGCCATCGTCGCGATCGGCATCGTCCCGAACACCGAGAATATCGGGCTCGAAGCGCTCGGCGTGAAGACCACAAAAGGCCATATCGACACCGACGCAATGTGCCGCACCAACGTCCCCGGCATCTGGGCGATCGGCGACGTCACCGCCCCGCCTTGGCTCGCGCACAAGGCGATGCATGAATCGGTGATTTCCGTCGAGGCGATCGCCGGCAACCATCCGCACGCGATGGACCCGCGCAACATCCCCGGCTGCACCTATTGCCGCCCGCAGATCGCCAGCGTCGGCCTGACCGAGGCGAAGGCGAAGGAACTCGGCTATGAGGTCAAGGCCGGCACTTTCCCCTTCATCGGAAATGGCAAGGCGATCGCGCTGGGCGAATCCGAAGGTTTCACCAAGACCGTGTTCGACGCGAAGACCGGCGAACTGCTCGGCGCGCACATGATCGGCGCCGAAGTCACCGAGTTGATCCAGGGCTATACGATCGGGAAGACCGCCGAACTGGTCGAGGATGATTTTATCGGCACCGTCTTCCCGCATCCGACGCTCAGCGAAACGATGCACGAGGGCGTGCTCGCCGCGTTCGGACGGCCGCTGCATATTTGA
- a CDS encoding DUF559 domain-containing protein, producing the protein MPEGPNSPSPLAGEGLGRGGRAASAAHKTVSQLLARKVMLLDRARQMRSNPTDAERRLWSILRAGRLEGLRWRRQEIIDDRYIADFICFEHRLIVEADGGQHGENAYDAERDAYLTAQGFRILRFWNNDILANSDGVVASILDAIDSSSAQMRADPTPQPLSRKGRGAFEGAHNG; encoded by the coding sequence ATGCCCGAGGGGCCGAATAGCCCCTCTCCCCTTGCGGGAGAGGGGTTGGGGAGAGGGGGCCGCGCCGCGTCCGCGGCGCATAAGACTGTCTCCCAGCTTCTCGCCCGCAAAGTCATGTTGCTGGACCGTGCCCGCCAGATGCGATCGAACCCCACCGATGCCGAACGCCGGCTTTGGTCGATCCTGCGCGCGGGGCGGCTTGAAGGCCTCCGCTGGCGGCGTCAGGAGATCATCGACGACCGCTATATCGCCGACTTCATCTGCTTCGAACATCGTCTGATCGTTGAAGCCGATGGGGGCCAGCATGGCGAAAATGCTTATGATGCCGAACGCGATGCCTATCTGACCGCGCAAGGCTTTCGTATCCTGCGCTTCTGGAACAACGACATTCTCGCCAACAGTGACGGCGTCGTCGCGAGCATCCTGGATGCCATCGATTCGTCAAGCGCGCAGATGCGCGCCGACCCCACACCCCAACCCCTCTCCCGCAAGGGGAGAGGGGCTTTTGAAGGAGCCCATAATGGCTGA
- a CDS encoding pyruvate dehydrogenase complex dihydrolipoamide acetyltransferase has product MPIELKMPALSPTMEEGTLAKWLVKEGDEVKSGDLLAEIETDKATMEFEAVDEGTIAQILVAEGTDNVKVGTVIATIAGEGEDASSAKAAPAPAPAAEPKAEAAAPAPAAAPAPTPAPAPAAAPAASGDRIKASPLAKRLAAEQGIDLKGVTGTGPGGRIVKADLEGAPAGAAAPAGATAAPVPAAAAPAPAATGAIPDFGIPHEDEKLSGMRKTIARRLSQSMQESPHIYLTVDIRLDALLKLRGELNASLESRGVKLSVNDMLIKALAVALERVPSCNVSFGGDVMRQYKRADISVAVSIPGGLITPIIVDAGGKSMSKISTEMSELAAKAKEGKLQPSEYQGGTASISNMGMMGIKQFTAVINPPQAMIMAIGAGEKRPYVVDDALAIATVMSATGSFDHRAIDGADGALLMKTFKELVENPLGLVA; this is encoded by the coding sequence ATGCCAATCGAACTGAAAATGCCCGCTCTCTCGCCGACGATGGAGGAGGGCACCCTCGCCAAATGGCTGGTGAAGGAGGGCGATGAGGTCAAGTCGGGCGACCTGCTCGCCGAAATCGAGACCGACAAGGCGACGATGGAGTTCGAGGCGGTCGACGAAGGCACGATTGCCCAGATTCTGGTCGCCGAAGGGACCGACAATGTGAAGGTCGGTACCGTGATCGCGACGATCGCGGGCGAGGGCGAGGATGCGTCGAGCGCGAAGGCTGCCCCGGCGCCTGCGCCCGCCGCCGAACCGAAGGCCGAAGCCGCGGCGCCAGCACCCGCTGCGGCTCCAGCGCCGACCCCGGCACCGGCGCCGGCAGCCGCTCCCGCCGCATCGGGCGACCGCATCAAGGCAAGCCCGCTCGCCAAGCGCCTTGCCGCCGAGCAGGGCATCGACCTCAAGGGCGTCACGGGCACGGGCCCCGGCGGTCGTATCGTCAAGGCCGACCTCGAAGGCGCCCCGGCGGGCGCCGCAGCCCCCGCCGGCGCAACCGCCGCGCCGGTTCCTGCCGCAGCCGCTCCGGCCCCGGCAGCCACCGGCGCGATCCCCGATTTCGGCATCCCGCACGAGGACGAGAAGCTCAGCGGCATGCGCAAGACGATTGCGCGCCGCCTCAGCCAGTCGATGCAGGAATCGCCGCACATCTACCTCACCGTCGACATCCGCCTCGACGCGCTCCTGAAACTGCGCGGCGAGCTCAACGCCAGCCTCGAAAGCCGCGGCGTCAAGCTCAGCGTTAACGACATGCTGATCAAGGCGCTTGCGGTCGCGCTCGAACGTGTGCCCTCGTGCAACGTCAGCTTCGGCGGCGACGTGATGCGCCAGTACAAGCGCGCCGACATTTCGGTCGCGGTCAGCATCCCCGGCGGCCTAATCACCCCGATCATCGTCGACGCGGGCGGCAAGTCGATGTCGAAGATTTCGACCGAAATGTCCGAACTCGCGGCAAAGGCGAAGGAAGGCAAGCTCCAGCCCAGCGAATATCAGGGCGGCACCGCCTCGATCTCGAACATGGGCATGATGGGGATCAAGCAGTTCACCGCGGTGATCAATCCGCCGCAGGCGATGATCATGGCGATCGGTGCGGGCGAGAAGCGCCCTTATGTGGTCGACGATGCGCTGGCGATCGCGACCGTGATGTCGGCAACCGGAAGCTTCGACCACCGCGCGATCGACGGCGCCGACGGCGCGCTGCTGATGAAGACCTTCAAGGAACTGGTGGAGAACCCGCTGGGGCTGGTGGCGTAA
- a CDS encoding universal stress protein, with the protein MRTYLVVIDDSPEASLALRFAARRAARTGGGVTVLAIIAPHDFVAFGGVQATIEAEAREHAEELTAAAADAVVQEAGLTPQILIKSGKPVEVVRELIGASDEIAALVLATAPAGAPGPLVAHFTGQDAGTLPCPVMLVPGGIDIARLDALS; encoded by the coding sequence ATGCGGACATATCTGGTGGTGATCGACGACAGCCCGGAGGCATCGCTGGCGCTGCGCTTCGCGGCGCGGCGCGCAGCGCGAACGGGCGGCGGCGTCACCGTGCTCGCGATTATCGCGCCGCACGATTTCGTCGCCTTTGGCGGCGTCCAGGCGACGATCGAAGCCGAAGCGCGCGAACATGCCGAGGAGCTGACCGCCGCGGCGGCCGATGCCGTCGTGCAGGAAGCGGGGCTGACGCCGCAGATATTGATCAAGTCGGGGAAGCCCGTCGAGGTCGTGCGCGAGCTGATCGGTGCAAGCGACGAGATCGCCGCGCTCGTCCTTGCAACGGCTCCGGCGGGTGCCCCCGGACCGCTGGTCGCGCATTTCACCGGACAGGATGCGGGAACCCTCCCCTGTCCGGTGATGCTGGTGCCGGGCGGGATCGATATCGCCCGGCTCGATGCGCTGAGTTAG
- a CDS encoding helix-turn-helix domain-containing protein, whose product MMMKPAALGEQLREWRVRRRMSQMDLALDSEISTRHLSFIETGRSKPSAAMLQRLADCLEVPHRARNALLLAGGYAPDYQERPLDSPEMAGMRAIVEHVLKGHEPYPALAVDRHWNMMAANAAVALLMQLVAPELLEPPVNVLRVAMHPNGLAPNIVNHGEWRAHLLERLDHQIDASADAGLIALREELAGYGGGTHAHDGSAANGIAVPLILDTPMGQIRFVSTVTIFGTPVDITLSELAIEAFFPADAESAALLQAMAAA is encoded by the coding sequence ATGATGATGAAGCCCGCAGCTCTTGGCGAACAACTCCGCGAATGGCGCGTCCGGCGCCGGATGAGTCAGATGGACCTCGCGCTCGACAGCGAGATTTCGACCCGGCATCTGAGCTTCATCGAAACGGGCCGTTCGAAACCGAGCGCGGCGATGCTGCAGCGGCTCGCCGATTGCCTCGAAGTGCCGCACCGTGCGCGCAACGCGCTGCTGCTCGCGGGCGGCTATGCCCCCGATTATCAGGAGCGACCGCTCGACAGCCCCGAAATGGCGGGGATGCGGGCGATCGTCGAGCATGTGCTGAAGGGGCATGAGCCCTACCCAGCGCTCGCGGTCGATCGCCACTGGAACATGATGGCAGCGAACGCCGCCGTCGCGCTGCTCATGCAACTCGTGGCGCCCGAATTGCTCGAGCCGCCGGTCAATGTGCTGCGCGTCGCGATGCACCCCAATGGGCTCGCGCCGAATATCGTCAATCATGGCGAATGGCGCGCGCACCTGCTCGAACGGCTCGATCATCAGATCGATGCGAGCGCCGATGCTGGATTGATCGCACTGCGCGAGGAACTCGCGGGCTATGGCGGCGGCACCCACGCGCATGACGGCAGCGCGGCGAACGGGATCGCGGTGCCGCTGATCCTGGACACGCCGATGGGACAGATTCGCTTCGTGTCGACGGTGACGATCTTCGGCACGCCGGTCGATATCACCCTGTCGGAACTGGCGATCGAGGCCTTTTTCCCGGCCGATGCGGAGAGCGCGGCGCTGTTGCAGGCGATGGCTGCGGCCTGA